The following are encoded together in the Candidatus Omnitrophota bacterium genome:
- a CDS encoding AAA family ATPase, whose translation MSYHKLLGFNVEPFSTSPDPEFFYLTREHDMALTNILIELRLRRGLTVIFGDVGTGKTTLSRKLVQELKNRGDIIFHMILNPSFESEEQFLTSLVRNFDVDYSFSPQSTMANILDLRDAMEKFLIQKCVEEKQTVILIIDEAQKLNLTTLEVLRVLLNFETNEYKLIQLVLLGQLELYPKIVNMPNFLDRISFKYTLNPLGPQETKEMIEFRIRKAGYNSSAKLFNDEAISEIYTYSRGYPRRITMLCHQALKELVLQNKYIVDRVIIRDVIEKDRKAEFDRADIAPKTTYQKIQDIS comes from the coding sequence ATGTCCTATCATAAACTACTAGGTTTCAACGTCGAACCCTTCTCCACAAGCCCCGATCCCGAATTTTTTTATCTTACCCGCGAACACGATATGGCCCTTACCAATATCCTCATTGAACTGCGGTTACGCCGCGGCCTTACTGTTATTTTTGGCGATGTCGGCACCGGAAAAACAACGCTTTCACGTAAGCTCGTTCAAGAATTAAAAAACCGCGGCGACATTATTTTTCATATGATCCTCAATCCTTCGTTTGAAAGCGAAGAGCAATTTTTAACCTCATTGGTGCGCAACTTTGACGTGGATTATTCTTTTTCTCCTCAGTCCACCATGGCCAATATTCTGGATCTGCGCGATGCCATGGAAAAATTTCTTATTCAAAAATGCGTGGAAGAAAAACAAACGGTGATCCTTATTATTGATGAGGCGCAAAAATTAAATTTAACGACTCTGGAAGTTTTGCGCGTTCTTTTGAATTTTGAAACCAATGAATACAAATTGATCCAGCTTGTTTTATTGGGGCAGTTGGAACTTTATCCGAAGATCGTTAACATGCCCAACTTCTTGGACCGGATCAGTTTTAAATACACCTTAAATCCTTTAGGCCCGCAAGAGACGAAAGAAATGATCGAGTTTCGTATCCGTAAGGCTGGATATAATTCTTCGGCTAAACTTTTCAATGACGAAGCCATCAGCGAAATTTATACGTATTCGCGCGGTTATCCGCGGCGCATTACCATGTTGTGTCATCAGGCGCTCAAAGAATTAGTTTTACAGAACAAGTACATTGTGGACCGCGTGATCATCCGCGATGTGATCGAGAAAGATAGAAAAGCGGAATTTGACCGCGCAGATATCGCGCCCAAAACAACGTATCAAAAGATCCAAGATATTAGCTGA
- a CDS encoding type II secretion system protein N → MEKKETAEKKLLKLIESSGSSAEAKTPAASDVAMQVAAAVKETGFSVPNAASFLAPILDLFRGKFSSTANSVLTFGLREANQLLAVIVGGLLIFSIASMVRDTKILEERVLTSVNIPEIESVENDAVPQKKDVSDYLASVEKRNIFQPFEKKPEEKIVDASSGSPQIATIAKNYKLVGISWLDSPDSASALIEDTQSGNTFFLKKGEKISNITIKDIFADRVILTYQGEDVAIKL, encoded by the coding sequence ATGGAAAAAAAAGAGACAGCCGAGAAGAAACTTCTAAAACTTATCGAAAGCTCTGGCTCCAGCGCGGAAGCTAAAACGCCGGCCGCGTCCGATGTGGCTATGCAAGTGGCTGCCGCGGTCAAAGAGACGGGTTTTTCTGTTCCCAATGCCGCATCTTTCTTGGCTCCCATCCTTGATCTTTTTCGCGGAAAATTTTCCTCAACCGCTAATTCTGTTTTAACCTTTGGCTTAAGAGAGGCTAATCAGCTTTTGGCAGTTATTGTCGGAGGCTTGCTGATCTTTTCTATTGCCAGTATGGTCAGAGACACAAAAATACTGGAAGAAAGAGTTTTGACATCGGTGAATATCCCCGAAATTGAAAGCGTGGAAAACGATGCGGTTCCGCAGAAAAAAGATGTCTCCGATTATTTGGCATCGGTAGAAAAGCGCAACATCTTCCAGCCGTTTGAAAAAAAGCCGGAAGAAAAAATTGTCGATGCATCTTCCGGATCGCCGCAGATCGCTACCATTGCTAAAAATTATAAACTCGTTGGGATTTCTTGGCTTGACTCTCCGGATTCCGCTTCGGCATTGATCGAAGACACGCAAAGCGGTAATACCTTTTTCTTAAAGAAAGGCGAGAAGATCAGCAACATCACTATTAAGGATATTTTTGCGGATCGTGTTATTTTAACCTACCAAGGCGAGGATGTTGCCATAAAGCTATGA